CTCAGAGGAGAGGTTAGGGGAGGAAGATTTGTTGAGGGAGTTACTGGAGAGCAGTTTGCTCTACCAGAGGCGGTTGCCTCTCTTAGAGATATACGCAGGAAAAAGGGTTCTGATGATCTGGTATCTCTTAGCGCCTCTGATCCTCTTAATCTTATGGGAGTAGTGACTCCCGGAAAGAGGGTAGCGTCACATTATAAAAATAGAGTGCTTTATAGAGATGGAGTGCCTGCTGCGTTCAGGGAAGGGGGAGAAATCAGGCTACTGTCAGATTTTGACCAAACACAGGAGTGGAGCATTCGCCAGAGATTAATTAAGAGAAGCTTCTCTCCTAAACTAAAACCCTATTTAGGCAAGGGAGCTGCTTAAATCTTTGCAAAATATTACGTTTTGCTGAGAAATGCTGCGTCTGATAATGTTCAATTATGTCTACTGCTAAGCCAGAAATAATATAATGATTACAGAGTCTTAGGATGGAGTCCGCATAAATCAGCAAAAACAGCATTTTTAAGAAAATATTATATCTAATAATGAGGGATACTTATGATTCATACTTAAAGTATGAAAATTGGCACAAAATGAACTAATTATGGAAATACGAATATCTTGTGACCATCTAGAGATTCTTTAGAGTGCTACATGTGAATAAGACTTAAAAAAAATTGTTTAATTATAGGCAATATATGCCCTACTTCTAATATTTATAATAGATATGATCTATAAACGCCTGGAATGCTTATGATAGGGCAACAAGAAAAGATGTCAAAATTGTACGAATTCTTAAATCTTTTGTTTAAGCAACTGTCCTCATATAATAATCGAAGTTTCTCATGGGATTAATGCGGTATCAAGATTATTTTCTCACTCTGTTACTATTCCCCATATCTTAAAGTGTAATATTAAACAACTATACTTTGTCCACATTAGTTAAAGTGTTAGCCTAAATTAAAAAGCTAATACGTTGTAATTAATAAGTATTATACGTGGATTCAACACAAAAAAGTTTAATTTATTACTACTTTAAGATAGATCCCAGAATTCCCCTCATAAGCTTGTTGGCTATCTGTCTTCCAACTGATCTGGCAGCGCTTTTTGCCATAGTTTCCATGATTCCTTGGCGCTGGCGGGCAGGCTTTTTCTTTGCCTTGGTCTTAGATTTAGGCGTTTGCTCTGCTCTTTTTTGCAGCAATTCATAGGCAGATTCGCGGTCTACTAGTTTTTCATAAAATCCATATATTATCGAGTTTTGAATTATTGTGTTTCGTGCCCTATGTTCAATGGGCCCCATTTGGCTATATGGAGGTCTTATTAGGGCCTTTTCTACTATATTTGGGCGTCCTTTTTCGTCTAAAAACGATATTAATGCCTCACCTACACCCAGTTCCGTTATTACAGTTTCTGTATCTAAATTAGGATTGGTTCTAAAGGTCTGCGCCGCAGATCTGACCGCTTTTTGATCACGTGGAGTATAGGCGCGAAGTGCATGTTGTATTCTGTTCCCTAACTGCCCTAAAACCTCATCAGGTATATCTAAGGGGTTTTGGCTTACAAAATAAACACCTACCCCCTTGGATCTAATCAGTCTTGCGACCTGTTCAATTTTTTCTTGAAGAGCTTCAGGGGCATTATCAAAAAGAAGATGAGCTTCGTCAAAAAAGAAGACTAGCTTTGGCTTGTCCGGATCTCCAACCTCGGGAAGCTGTTCAAATAACTCTGATAGTAACCAAAGCAATAATGTGGCATAGATTCTGGGCGATCCAATTAACTTATTAGATGCTAAAATGTTGATTATTCCATTTCCATTTTCATCGGTTTGTAGAAAATCATCTAAGTTCAGAGCGGGTTCCCCAAAAAAGATATCTCCTCCCTGATCTTCTAGGGTTAATAGTTTTCTTTGAATAGCCCCAACGCTGGCTCTTGAGATTCTTCCGTATTCGGTGGAAAATTCTGACGCATGTTCAGCGGCATACTGCAAGATAGAGCGCAAGTCTTTTATGTCTAAAAGCAAAAGGCCATCGTCATCAGCGATGCGGAATATTAAAGTTAGCACCCCTGTTTGTGTATCATTAAGATTGAGCAGGCGACTCAACAAGAGTGGACCCATTTCTGAAATTGTGGTTCGAATAGGATGCCCTAGTTCTCCAAAAACATCCCAAAAAACGACAGGGTTTCCATTGAAATCAAAATCTGTAAGACCGATTGTATTTATTCGTTCAGTAATTTTCGGATGGTCTTTGCCTGGCGCGCTTATTCCAGACAAGTCCCCTTTAACATCGGACATAAAAACAGGAACCCCTATTTTGCTAAAATTCTCAGCTAATACTTGAAGAGTGACTGTTTTACCAGTACCGGTTGCGCCTGCGATAAGACCATGGCGGTTAGCCATTTTAGGAATTATAAAGAGCTCTTTTTCGCCTTTGCCAACTATTATATTTTTAGACATGAGACTATAATTACTACTCTATACCAAATTGTAAATAGGTTTATTTTTTTCTGAGTTTTTTTAAAGTTTTAATGTCCTCGGCGACCTTATCAGGAGGGGTTTCTACTATCATATCTATATTCTTAAAGAGCTGGCTATGAACTATATTTTTAAATCCTTCTATTCCAATTTTGCCTTTTCCGATATGTTCGTGTCTATCTTTTCTTTCGCCAAAATCAACCTTGGAATCATTGCCATGAAAGAGTTTTATTTTATCAATTCCAACTGTTTTTGATATTAATTTAATAGTATTATCAAACCCTTTCTTTGTGCGTATCTCGTGCCCAGAGGCAAACATGTGAGCTGTATCTAGACATATATTTATATTATAATTTTGTAGTTCATCTAATATTTCTCCTAGCTCCTCAAAGCTATCCCCCACAGTAGCCCCTTGTCCAGCAGTATTTTCCAAAAGAAGTTTAGTTGTAAATTTCCCATTATCCATAATTTTTTTTAAGCTTTGTATAATCAAAGAAATCGCTTTTGTTCTGCTGCCATCCTTTGCACTACCAAGGTGTGTCATAATATATTTAACCCCTAACTTGCTCCCGCGCTCCAACTCTTCTTTGACAATATTTATTGAAGAATCTCTTAATTCTTTTTTATCAGAACAAAGATTTATATAGTACGGAGTATGTATGTAATAGTCATTTATATTATATTTATCGAGCTCATCAAAGAAGGATCTAATTAGTTCGTCTGTTAATTCAGGAGCCTTTCCCCCTCTGGGGGAGCGGGAAAAAAATTGGAAGCATTCGCACCCTAAATCAAAAGCTCTTTTGGGTGCCTTGTCTATGCCGCCGGCTATTGATATATGAGCACCGAATTTCATTATTGAGTCTAGTTTACCTCATTAAGATATAACCTACGATATTTATTACCGCTATTGCAATCTAACTTAAACTAAAAAGAAAACTTTCTGACTAATTTCAACACAAGCAATAGCGGCATTAGGTATAGTTGATGGGAATTGTTTGTCCGATAAGCAATCTTATGTCTACTTAAAGCCTTCCTCATGGAACGTTCGTATATATTTTTTTACATCATAGCAATATCCATATTGATATAATCATCCAATACATGATACAATAAAGGAATCTGCTTCTTGTTTATAATCATAAGATCTAATAAAGGGTTAAATTTTGAGTTCTGAAAATAATATCTTGCATCCACGAGAAATTGTATCTTCTTATGCTAATTTACTGGGCTCAATTAATGAGAACAATGATTCTGAGCCTTTAAGCATAATTCCTAATGCACTTCCTGAATCTCTGCTACCCTTCGAATCGAAAACAATACGGCATGCTCTTGCTATCTATCTACTTCATCAGAATTACAATCAACAAAGAGAAATAATTGAAGAAGCATATCTTTATCTGGACAACTTTATTCCGGATGAAGAATACAAGTTGTTCTTAGCGCTGCAGTCTTCAAAAGAAGGTCTGGAAAGCAGCAGCCCAGTTGAGACTATAGATAGAATGAACAGGTTAAGAATGAGAACTCAGAGTATTAATATCAAAAAAGAAGAGTCTATTGAAGAGCTAAACGCTCTTAGGCGAATCATGAACCTTCCTGATAATTTATCTAGTTTTGATGGTGACCAGCTAGCTGCTGATCAAGAGAAAGTTCAGGAACTACAGTTTAATATCTAGCGACCCGCTAGGATACACACACAAATCAAAAAAAGGATATAAAAAAAGCAGGACCCCCGTAAGGGAGCCCTGCTTTATGGTCTTTAGACCTTTGTTTCTTAATTGAAACAGTATTCCACTTAGCCTTGAGCGTACTGTGGAACCATGAAACGATGACGCATTGTGTATTTGAACGGTGTTGAGTAAAGAAGTGGTCCAAAATCGTCTTCGGTTCTTGTAACTGTTTTTGTCCAAAGGGTCTGAGCCGGTGGAATAATGAGGTTAAATGTGAAGGAGATAAGTCCAACAACCTCTGTAGCCGGAATCTGACCACCCATGTAATCAAATGGGGTTCCAGACATGTACCATGAGCGAATATCATCGCCTGTAGCGGTTCTGATACTTTCAGGGTTTAGCTGGAAGCGATGTCCTGTTCCAAATCCTGGTGGTAGCTCTGATGGTAGATATGTAACCTCATGAATACTTGTGGTTACGTCTGGTCTTGTTGTGATTCTGTAATTCATACGGCCCCAATCTGTCTTTCCATAAAATGTTGGTCTTGTGGAAAGAGGTTTGTCGGAATAACGACCGTTTGCTGTGTGAAGAACATATCCTCTTCTTTCCATTAGCATGTTGAAATAGTTGTTATTTGTTCCATGCTCAAAAGCAGCGATGTAAGCAGCTTTTTTAGGGAATCCGAAAGGCTCTTTACCAGCAAAAATTGGGGAATCGTTTGAAAGGTACATATATGGATAGTAACCAGCTTTGTAGATAGCGCCGTCGCCGGTGTCTACTGTAGCTGAGAATGTTACACCAAACTCCATGTATGGTCCTAACATTGTGTTTCTGTGAATTACATACCAGAACTCAATAACGTCGTCCTGAATCACGATTGGCTCAGGTGTAATTCCCTGCATAGCAGCGTGATCAGCGCGGATAACATAAGCCATCCAACGACTTTCTGTGTATGTTAATGGAACGATGTCATAGTCAAATACTGGGTCAGCCACACCTTGTGATATGATGTGGATTCTATCTCTATCCAGCGGTAAAGGTGGAACCTCACCTTCAGCTAGCCATGGATAGCTATATTCATTTGCTTGTAAACCCATTGCTAATACCTCCTAATTAAATTTTTATTCGTTTTTTTCAATTCTACTAAATAAAACACTTAAGGCTCAATTAATGTGCCTTATGATCCCT
This is a stretch of genomic DNA from Thermodesulfobacteriota bacterium. It encodes these proteins:
- a CDS encoding helicase HerA-like domain-containing protein; translated protein: MSKNIIVGKGEKELFIIPKMANRHGLIAGATGTGKTVTLQVLAENFSKIGVPVFMSDVKGDLSGISAPGKDHPKITERINTIGLTDFDFNGNPVVFWDVFGELGHPIRTTISEMGPLLLSRLLNLNDTQTGVLTLIFRIADDDGLLLLDIKDLRSILQYAAEHASEFSTEYGRISRASVGAIQRKLLTLEDQGGDIFFGEPALNLDDFLQTDENGNGIINILASNKLIGSPRIYATLLLWLLSELFEQLPEVGDPDKPKLVFFFDEAHLLFDNAPEALQEKIEQVARLIRSKGVGVYFVSQNPLDIPDEVLGQLGNRIQHALRAYTPRDQKAVRSAAQTFRTNPNLDTETVITELGVGEALISFLDEKGRPNIVEKALIRPPYSQMGPIEHRARNTIIQNSIIYGFYEKLVDRESAYELLQKRAEQTPKSKTKAKKKPARQRQGIMETMAKSAARSVGRQIANKLMRGILGSILK
- a CDS encoding deoxyribonuclease IV is translated as MKFGAHISIAGGIDKAPKRAFDLGCECFQFFSRSPRGGKAPELTDELIRSFFDELDKYNINDYYIHTPYYINLCSDKKELRDSSINIVKEELERGSKLGVKYIMTHLGSAKDGSRTKAISLIIQSLKKIMDNGKFTTKLLLENTAGQGATVGDSFEELGEILDELQNYNINICLDTAHMFASGHEIRTKKGFDNTIKLISKTVGIDKIKLFHGNDSKVDFGERKDRHEHIGKGKIGIEGFKNIVHSQLFKNIDMIVETPPDKVAEDIKTLKKLRKK
- a CDS encoding acetoacetate decarboxylase family protein produces the protein MGLQANEYSYPWLAEGEVPPLPLDRDRIHIISQGVADPVFDYDIVPLTYTESRWMAYVIRADHAAMQGITPEPIVIQDDVIEFWYVIHRNTMLGPYMEFGVTFSATVDTGDGAIYKAGYYPYMYLSNDSPIFAGKEPFGFPKKAAYIAAFEHGTNNNYFNMLMERRGYVLHTANGRYSDKPLSTRPTFYGKTDWGRMNYRITTRPDVTTSIHEVTYLPSELPPGFGTGHRFQLNPESIRTATGDDIRSWYMSGTPFDYMGGQIPATEVVGLISFTFNLIIPPAQTLWTKTVTRTEDDFGPLLYSTPFKYTMRHRFMVPQYAQG